One Malaclemys terrapin pileata isolate rMalTer1 chromosome 7, rMalTer1.hap1, whole genome shotgun sequence genomic region harbors:
- the LOC128840267 gene encoding deleted in malignant brain tumors 1 protein → MTISDHYIASGETAPPDSSEPPKTPVALTCLPEYMRAVIRKAYIRSKGYFSWNFHLNDPTCRPMVTKSDVIFHIPYDGCGTKSKVNNGTIDYSNTVRASTSDKFIPRAKRPQLHFTCRMNQSMIVDIMHIVNESDSLETDETQYGQFNVKLSFYEAPSFSSPVNDFPYFVDLNQDLYIQATLYSPDPNLMLFIDTCVTSPDSHDFTTVKYDLIKRGCVKDDTYTAYYSSNKKIVQFHFKAFQFFNGYSTVYLQCKMVVCKVYDTSSRCYQGCVTRTKRNTSSGQENVTVVGPVKLK, encoded by the exons ATGACTA TCTCTGACCATTACATAGCATCAGGAGAAACGG CTCCACCTGATAGTAGTGAACCACCCAAGACACCTG TGGCACTTACATGTCTCCCAGAATACATGCGTGCAGTCATTAGAAAAGCCTATATCAGGTCAAAAGGCTATTTTTCATGGAATTTTCACTTGAATGACCCAACCTGTAGACCTATGGTTACAAAATCCGATGTTATATTCCATATACCTTATGATGGCTGTGGTACAAAAAGTAAG GTAAATAATGGGACTATTGACTACTCCAACACAGTCAGAGCATCCACTTCTGATAAGTTCATCCCCAGGGCAAAGAGGCCTCAGTTACATTTCACTTGCAGAATGAACCAGAGCATGATAGTGGACATCATGCACATCGTCAACGAGTCCGACTCTTTAGAAACTGATGAAACTCAGTATGGACAATTCAATGTGAAACTTTCCTTTTATGAAGCACCATCATTTTCAAGCCCCGTGAATGATTTCCCATACTTTGTTGACCTAAACCAGGACTTATACATTCAAGCCACTCTCTACAGCCCTGATCCAAATCTGATGTTGTTTATAGACACATGTGTAACATCTCCTGATTCCCATGACTTTACAACTGTGAAATACGATTTAATCAAGAGAGG gtGTGTAAAAGACGATACCTACACTGCTTACTATTcatcaaacaaaaaaattgttcagTTCCATTTTAAAGCCTTTCAGTTTTTTAATGGATACTCTACAGTTTACCTCCAGTGCAAAATGGTGGTGTGCAAGGTGTATGATACTTCTTCCCGATGCTACCAGGGCTGTGTAACTAGGACCAAGAGAAATACAAGTTCTGGCCAGGAAAATGTGACAGTTGTTGGGCCAGTTAAACTCAAGTAA